In Spirosoma agri, one DNA window encodes the following:
- a CDS encoding SulP family inorganic anion transporter: MKGYINLFDFTQKVDYKTEILAGLTVAMTMMPESLSFAILAGFPPLVGLYAAFIMGLVTSIFGGRPALISGGAGATVIVLIALMKSHGIDYVFAAVALAGVLQILVGVFKFGKFIRLVPQPVMYGFVNGLAVIIFMAQLEQFKTVVNGESTWLSGTPLAVMAGLVLLTIAIIILLPKVTKAVPPSLVAIVVVFLIVLGFNIDTKTVRDIASVSGGFPPFHIPQVPLDLSTLTIIFPYALIMASVGLTEGLLTLNLVDELTATKGNGDRECIAQGSANILNGFFFGMGGCPMIAQTLVNLSAGARARLSGIIASLTILLIVLVGAPVIERVPMAALTGVMIMVAIGTFEWVSFRIINKMPKQDVFVGMLVAVITIYLHNLALAVLIGVLISALVFAWESAKRIRVLPSIDAQGVKQYKVYGPLFFGSVTAFNDAFDILTDPHEVIIDFSESRVADMSGIEALNKLTERYHKGGKKIHLKYLSPDCRKLLTKATDVIDVNIIDDPTYQVAV, translated from the coding sequence ATGAAGGGTTATATCAACCTATTTGATTTTACGCAGAAAGTAGATTATAAAACGGAGATTCTGGCTGGCCTCACCGTCGCCATGACAATGATGCCGGAATCTCTCTCATTTGCTATCCTGGCGGGTTTCCCTCCGCTGGTTGGCCTTTATGCCGCCTTTATTATGGGACTTGTTACCTCCATTTTTGGGGGTAGGCCCGCACTCATCTCCGGAGGAGCCGGTGCCACGGTCATTGTTCTGATTGCCTTAATGAAATCGCATGGCATTGACTACGTGTTTGCTGCAGTCGCCCTGGCGGGTGTGTTACAGATTCTGGTGGGCGTGTTTAAATTTGGTAAATTCATCCGGCTGGTGCCCCAACCCGTTATGTATGGCTTTGTCAACGGGCTGGCCGTTATCATCTTCATGGCCCAGCTCGAACAGTTCAAAACGGTAGTGAACGGGGAATCGACCTGGCTTAGCGGAACACCATTGGCAGTTATGGCCGGTTTGGTTTTGTTGACCATCGCCATTATTATCCTGTTACCAAAAGTCACCAAAGCAGTCCCGCCTTCGCTGGTTGCTATCGTCGTTGTGTTCCTGATTGTGCTGGGATTCAATATCGATACCAAAACAGTTCGCGACATAGCCTCAGTAAGCGGTGGTTTTCCGCCTTTTCACATTCCGCAGGTTCCGCTCGATCTGTCTACGCTGACGATTATTTTTCCCTATGCCCTGATCATGGCCAGCGTCGGGCTTACCGAAGGATTGTTAACGCTGAATTTGGTCGATGAGTTGACCGCGACCAAGGGAAATGGCGACAGAGAATGCATTGCTCAGGGCAGTGCGAACATCCTGAACGGGTTTTTCTTCGGCATGGGTGGTTGCCCGATGATTGCCCAAACGTTAGTGAATCTGTCGGCCGGTGCACGAGCCCGACTGTCCGGGATCATTGCCTCCCTGACCATTTTGCTGATCGTTCTGGTTGGCGCTCCCGTCATTGAACGGGTTCCGATGGCGGCCTTGACCGGCGTGATGATCATGGTCGCCATAGGCACCTTCGAGTGGGTGAGTTTCCGGATCATCAATAAAATGCCCAAGCAAGATGTGTTTGTCGGTATGCTGGTCGCGGTGATCACGATCTATCTACACAATCTTGCCTTGGCGGTGCTGATTGGCGTACTCATTTCCGCCCTGGTTTTTGCCTGGGAAAGTGCCAAGCGCATCCGTGTTCTGCCATCAATCGATGCGCAGGGAGTGAAGCAGTACAAGGTTTATGGTCCGCTATTCTTTGGCTCGGTAACCGCGTTCAACGACGCGTTTGACATCTTAACTGATCCTCATGAAGTGATCATCGATTTCTCTGAAAGCCGGGTGGCCGACATGTCAGGCATTGAGGCTCTTAACAAGCTTACGGAACGCTACCATAAAGGGGGTAAAAAGATACACTTAAAGTACCTCAGCCCGGATTGCCGGAAATTGCTGACTAAAGCAACTGATGTTATCGATGTCAATATCATCGACGACCCCACGTATCAGGTGGCTGTTTAG
- a CDS encoding sialate O-acetylesterase: protein MQARLISALGLFVTSLFLSVGVQAQLRLPKLISDGMVLQRDATLKIWGWASSGEKITVRFKGKTYKTVTEDNGEWLVKLPPTPSGGPFTMEISGKSRIDLNDILIGDVWFCSGQSNMVHQLNIHDVTYAKEIAEANYPQIRQFWVPTLTNLQKPQSDLPNGQWSAAVGEAVRPFSAVAYFFAKKLYEKYHVPIGIINASVGGTPIEAWTSEAGLTDFPTLKAVIEKNNDTSYINTLTRRQVSAAASRPNPPVDLGLTGSTKWFDASYTPKGWRSINVPGYWEDQGLKELNGVVWYRKEINIPTSMTGKPAKVFLGRIVDADELYINGKSVGKTTYLYPQRRYSVPAGVLRAGKNVIVVRVTNNGGKGGFVPDKPYCLFAGADTVDLKGTWQYKVGVAYKPVTGSGGGNSAGGINPQNQPTALYNAMVAPAINYAIRGFCWYQGESNAGEPQTYEKLQRVLVADWRNRWGQGPLPFLYVQLPGFMDYNYQPSESNWAVLREAQLKALSVPNTAMVVAIDLGEWNDIHPDNKKDVGERLALAAMKTAYNEDLVSSGPLYQSATIQGNKVVLSFTNSGRGLITRDGEEPGEFAIAGADKKFSWAKAKIDGNNVIVWSDDVPNPQYVRYAWADNPVNPNLYNKDGLPASPFRTDQ from the coding sequence ATGCAAGCTAGACTTATTTCCGCCCTTGGGTTGTTCGTTACCAGCCTGTTTCTATCGGTAGGCGTACAGGCTCAACTTCGCTTACCCAAATTGATCAGCGATGGCATGGTATTGCAACGGGACGCCACACTTAAGATTTGGGGGTGGGCCAGTTCGGGGGAGAAAATCACGGTACGGTTCAAGGGGAAGACCTACAAAACGGTGACCGAGGACAACGGGGAGTGGCTGGTGAAGTTGCCTCCTACGCCATCGGGAGGGCCGTTTACGATGGAAATTTCCGGCAAATCACGCATCGATCTAAACGACATTCTGATCGGTGATGTCTGGTTTTGCAGTGGGCAGAGCAACATGGTTCACCAGCTCAATATTCACGATGTTACGTACGCGAAAGAGATCGCAGAGGCCAATTACCCGCAAATCCGGCAATTCTGGGTGCCGACCCTGACGAATCTGCAAAAGCCCCAAAGCGATCTTCCGAATGGGCAATGGAGCGCGGCTGTTGGGGAGGCTGTTCGCCCATTTTCGGCGGTAGCGTATTTTTTCGCGAAGAAACTGTACGAAAAGTACCACGTACCGATCGGCATCATCAATGCTAGTGTTGGGGGAACGCCCATTGAGGCTTGGACGAGTGAAGCCGGCCTGACTGATTTTCCGACCCTGAAAGCCGTCATCGAAAAGAACAATGACACGTCTTATATCAACACCCTTACCCGCAGACAAGTCAGCGCGGCAGCCAGCCGACCGAACCCGCCTGTCGATTTAGGATTGACGGGAAGCACAAAGTGGTTCGACGCTTCGTATACGCCAAAGGGCTGGCGGTCAATTAACGTGCCGGGGTACTGGGAAGATCAGGGACTCAAAGAGCTGAACGGCGTGGTGTGGTATCGAAAAGAAATCAACATACCCACTTCCATGACGGGCAAGCCCGCAAAGGTTTTTCTGGGCCGAATCGTCGACGCCGATGAGCTTTATATCAACGGTAAATCGGTTGGCAAAACCACCTATCTGTATCCCCAACGGAGGTATTCGGTGCCTGCTGGTGTGCTGAGAGCGGGTAAAAACGTGATTGTCGTACGGGTTACCAACAACGGGGGCAAAGGTGGCTTTGTGCCCGATAAGCCGTATTGTTTATTCGCCGGAGCCGATACGGTCGATCTGAAAGGCACCTGGCAGTATAAAGTGGGAGTCGCCTATAAACCAGTTACAGGTTCTGGCGGTGGTAATTCAGCCGGGGGAATCAACCCCCAAAACCAGCCGACAGCACTGTACAATGCGATGGTAGCGCCAGCAATTAATTATGCGATCAGAGGCTTTTGCTGGTACCAGGGCGAAAGCAATGCCGGTGAGCCTCAGACCTACGAAAAGTTACAGCGGGTGTTGGTTGCTGACTGGCGAAATCGGTGGGGGCAGGGGCCGCTGCCGTTCCTGTATGTTCAGCTTCCCGGCTTCATGGACTACAATTACCAGCCATCGGAAAGTAACTGGGCCGTGTTGAGAGAAGCGCAACTGAAGGCATTATCGGTCCCCAATACGGCTATGGTCGTAGCCATTGACCTGGGCGAGTGGAACGATATTCATCCCGACAACAAAAAAGACGTGGGCGAACGATTGGCCTTGGCGGCAATGAAAACGGCTTACAACGAAGATCTGGTTTCGTCAGGTCCACTCTATCAGTCTGCTACAATTCAAGGTAATAAAGTCGTTCTCAGTTTTACCAATAGTGGCCGTGGTTTGATTACCAGAGATGGCGAAGAACCGGGTGAATTTGCCATTGCGGGTGCCGATAAAAAATTCAGCTGGGCAAAGGCTAAAATCGACGGAAACAACGTGATTGTGTGGAGCGATGATGTGCCCAATCCGCAGTACGTCCGGTACGCCTGGGCCGATAATCCGGTTAACCCAAACCTGTACAATAAGGATGGCTTACCTGCATCGCCATTCCGAACCGATCAATAA
- a CDS encoding glycosyl hydrolase 115 family protein translates to MKSNLLAVFLTLCLSGTGWAQGILADKSSFAITSAVIYVDTSETELVKTAAMLLQQDIELVIGKKIPIVTAISQVRKNVIAIGTIQQSSFLKQLVSQKRLDPNAIDGKWEASLIQTLNKPAPGISQALIVAGNDRRGAAYGVFDLSKQFGVSPWYWWADVPVAKQNEIYIKSDVRIADAPKVKYRGLFINDEAPALSGWTKEKFGGFNHNFYEKFFELVLRLKGNYIWPAMWGNAFYADDSLNIKAADKYGIVIGTSHHEPLMRAHDEWRRYGSGPWNYETNKNKLQQFWRDGIRRATNEKIVSVGMRGDGDAPMSRETATALLEQIVADQRTIISDVTGKPAAETPQLWALYKEVQDYYDQGIRVPDDVTLLLSDDNWGNLRKLPGLNEKPRKGGYGIYYHFDYVGGPRNYKWLNTNPLPRIWEQMHLAWEYKVRDIWIVNVGDIKPMEFPISFFLDYAWDPEKIDADQLQHYTENWAANQFGKQYAKEIAFLLAKYAKYNSRRKPELLDANTYTLRTGEWKMVVDEYTDLLKKAENINNVLPAAYKDAYFQLVLHPIKACANLNAMYYHVALNKDAYLSGRKETNMYADQVKELYANDSLITRQYHQLNSGKWNHLMSQTHIGYTYWQQPNQQKMPVVQYIPSDSILSTTSTPVRDTKRSVAISADQYAQAINNNGITWKILPDHGRTGSAITPFPVTASEQKPGGNSPRLQYDIVTDQEGTCTINAYFSPTLNLFRDENGLQYAISVDDELPQIISLNKEDKTSDKGIWNKWVAENIIIKSTTHEIAKAGKHTVKFWMVNPGVVLQKLVLDFGGSEQRYLGPEETAAKNAKN, encoded by the coding sequence ATGAAATCCAACCTACTTGCTGTCTTTTTAACGCTCTGCTTATCCGGCACTGGTTGGGCGCAAGGCATCCTTGCCGATAAGTCTTCCTTTGCCATTACGTCGGCTGTGATTTACGTAGATACCAGTGAAACCGAACTCGTAAAGACCGCAGCAATGCTGTTGCAACAGGATATTGAACTGGTAATCGGCAAAAAAATACCCATCGTTACGGCTATCAGTCAGGTTCGAAAAAACGTCATTGCCATTGGGACCATACAGCAGTCGTCTTTTTTAAAACAACTGGTTTCGCAGAAGCGGCTAGACCCGAATGCCATCGACGGAAAATGGGAAGCCTCGCTGATTCAAACCCTCAATAAACCGGCGCCGGGTATTTCTCAGGCGTTGATCGTTGCGGGGAATGACCGGCGGGGAGCCGCTTATGGCGTATTCGACTTGTCGAAACAGTTCGGGGTTTCGCCCTGGTACTGGTGGGCTGACGTGCCTGTCGCGAAGCAAAACGAGATTTACATCAAAAGCGATGTTCGGATTGCCGATGCGCCGAAAGTGAAATACCGGGGTCTGTTTATCAACGACGAAGCACCGGCGCTATCCGGCTGGACCAAAGAAAAGTTCGGTGGTTTCAATCATAACTTCTACGAGAAATTTTTTGAGTTGGTGCTCCGGTTGAAAGGCAACTACATCTGGCCCGCCATGTGGGGGAACGCTTTTTACGCGGATGACTCCCTGAACATAAAAGCTGCCGACAAATACGGCATTGTCATCGGCACGTCGCACCACGAACCCCTGATGCGGGCGCACGACGAATGGCGACGGTACGGCAGCGGCCCCTGGAATTATGAAACAAATAAGAATAAGCTGCAACAATTCTGGCGGGATGGCATCAGGAGAGCGACCAACGAGAAAATCGTGAGCGTGGGCATGCGGGGCGACGGCGATGCGCCCATGTCCAGAGAAACGGCTACCGCGTTACTTGAACAAATTGTTGCTGATCAGCGCACCATTATCAGCGACGTAACGGGTAAACCAGCGGCTGAAACTCCGCAACTGTGGGCACTTTACAAAGAAGTACAGGATTATTACGATCAGGGAATACGAGTGCCGGATGACGTGACTCTGCTGCTGTCTGACGATAACTGGGGAAATCTCCGCAAACTGCCAGGGCTTAACGAAAAGCCACGGAAAGGAGGCTACGGCATCTATTATCATTTCGACTATGTCGGCGGTCCTCGTAATTACAAATGGCTGAACACCAATCCACTCCCTCGCATCTGGGAGCAGATGCACCTGGCCTGGGAGTATAAAGTACGGGACATCTGGATTGTCAACGTGGGCGATATCAAGCCGATGGAATTTCCGATTTCTTTCTTCCTGGACTATGCCTGGGATCCCGAAAAAATCGATGCTGATCAACTTCAGCACTATACTGAGAACTGGGCGGCTAACCAGTTTGGCAAACAGTATGCGAAGGAAATTGCCTTTTTACTCGCCAAATACGCTAAATACAATTCCAGACGAAAGCCTGAGCTGCTTGACGCCAATACCTACACCCTGCGCACGGGTGAGTGGAAAATGGTTGTTGACGAGTATACGGACCTGCTAAAAAAAGCAGAGAACATAAATAACGTACTGCCCGCTGCGTACAAAGACGCTTATTTTCAGTTGGTATTGCATCCGATCAAAGCCTGTGCGAATCTGAATGCCATGTATTACCATGTCGCGCTGAACAAAGATGCTTACCTGTCTGGACGGAAAGAAACGAATATGTACGCTGATCAGGTAAAAGAACTGTATGCCAACGACTCGCTGATCACACGACAATACCATCAACTGAATAGTGGCAAGTGGAATCATCTGATGAGTCAGACGCATATTGGCTACACGTATTGGCAACAGCCTAACCAGCAAAAAATGCCGGTGGTGCAGTATATTCCGTCAGATTCAATCCTCTCTACTACATCAACTCCCGTTCGGGATACCAAGCGAAGTGTGGCCATTTCTGCCGATCAGTATGCCCAAGCGATAAACAATAATGGCATCACCTGGAAAATTCTGCCTGATCATGGCAGAACCGGATCGGCCATTACGCCTTTTCCGGTTACGGCCAGCGAGCAGAAACCGGGTGGCAATTCACCTCGGCTACAATACGATATCGTTACCGACCAGGAGGGAACGTGCACGATCAATGCTTATTTTTCACCCACGTTGAATTTGTTCAGGGATGAAAACGGACTGCAATATGCCATTTCGGTAGACGATGAACTGCCACAAATCATCAGCCTGAACAAGGAGGATAAAACCAGCGACAAAGGCATCTGGAATAAATGGGTGGCGGAAAATATTATTATTAAATCCACTACGCACGAAATCGCCAAAGCGGGGAAACATACGGTAAAATTCTGGATGGTGAATCCCGGTGTGGTTCTCCAAAAACTGGTACTAGATTTTGGCGGATCGGAGCAACGTTATCTTGGTCCGGAAGAAACGGCCGCCAAAAACGCAAAGAACTAA